The genomic DNA CGCCGCCGAACCGCCCGCGAATCAAGCTGATGCCCCGCGCATAGATTTGCGCGACCTTGATCGCGACAAACTAACCTCGACTATTAAGAATTTTTTCCTGCATCAGTATGATGCGGACCTAACGCAGTTTTTTACCAGCGTTACGGATGAATTCAGGGAAATTTTTTTGTTTAACCGGGCAAAACGCAATATCCGCCAAGCAAATGATATCCGGGAGGGTATGGAGGATTTTACGCTTGATGATATTGTCTTGAACGCCGATAACAATTCCATCACGGTCAGCGTTTCTTTTTTTCTGAGCGCTTCATATAAAACCGTCATATTAAAAAGGGAAGTTTCCGGATGGAAAATAAACAATATACAGCACGCCCAAGGCGAATCCTGGGTTGAAAATCCGGGAATTTCAAATATTCCCGATTACGATAAGATAACCGAGGTTATTTGGAATTTTTTCCTGCATCAGAACGATGCGGATCTAACACAGTGTTTTACCAGCGTTACGGATGAATTCAGGAAGATCAGGCAGGCGCATATGAAAAAGCGCCGGGTCGGAAACACTGAATCATTGTCCGTAAACAAAAAGAATTTCAGGATGTTTACCCTTGATCTGACCGGCAATACCGGCATGGCAAACGTTTCCTTCAATTCCGGACCATTGACCATGCGGGTTATAATGAAGCGGAAAGGGGATGACTGGAAAGTGAACGAGATAATAAACAGCACTGAAGGCGCCGCCCCAGCCAGGTCGTACTAAATTATCAACTGTTTTTCATTGTGCCATATACACCCTCTAAAAAACCTCGAACGAATATCGGTATTCGCCATCGCATGTCGAAAAAAAACACGCGTATAAGCCTGATCGCCATTTTGTTTTTTATAGCCGCGGAATTGCTGTTGCGGTTATTTGGCTGGGGCCCCGCGCCGCACGTATACGAGGAGATCCTTGACCCCGAGATCCAATGGCTCCATACCGCAGGTTTTAAAGGGCGCGTATGGGAAACAGATATCGAAATAAGCCCTCAAAGGATAAGGGACCGGATCTATTCAATCAATAAACCCAAATATACATTCCGGGTCATCGCAGTCGGTGAATGCACTGTTTTCGGCCGGGCGGTCGCTCTGGAAGAATCTTTCGTAAAACGATTAGAAGTATTGCTCAATGAACGCAAACCGTTCAAAAACATTAATGACTACGAAGTTATCAATGCGGGCTGCGGCCAATATAACGACCTCCAAAAAGAAGCCTTTCTCGAGAAATACTGGATGCGCTATAACCCTGACTTGATAATCTTCGGCCATGATCTGGGCTCCAAGGTATGGCTGGAAACCAGGCTTAAGCTGAGATGGTTCAGCTTGATTCGCGATCGAACGCCTAAACAACTGTATTCCGCGCGTTTTCTGGTATCTTTAATAGAACGTTTTATTATCGCGCCGGTGGCGCTGAAAATGTCGCACTATGACGAAAAAAATACCGTGCTGACCCGCTATACGGGCGAAGGGCTGCGCCATATTAAAACCGACCAAGCGTTAAAAAGGCTGTCCTTGTTAAGCCGAAAAACGGATGTCCCCGCCATAATCGTTTTTGTGCCCTGGTTAGGCGATTTATCCGAGGGCAGTTACCCCCATAAATGGGTGCATGAACTTTACAAAAAAAAGTGCGCGAAAAGCAACCTGGATGTATTGGATCTTTATGACGTCTATTTCAAGAACAAGCAATGCGATTTGTTCTGGGTCAGCGACGCAAACCGCCGGCCGAACGCGTTAGCGCACAAGATCATAGCCGAAGAGGTTTATCAGGAAATCGTGAAACGGGCTTCTTTGCCTAAAAAATAAAAGGAACAGATATCACAGTGGACAAAAACCTTTGTTTAAAAATATTATTTATCGCTATATCCGCGGGCGCTTGTATGATCTCTTGCGCGTTCAGGCTGGGCGCCGATGATAATGCCCTGCCTATCCGGTTGGGTTATTTTCATGGCGGCCGGACAGTTTTATTGCTGCGCGCGTATGAAAATGCTGAATTCGATAAAAACGGAATCCCGGTTGAGTTTTATTCAAAGAGGTTATATGAAAAAAACTATAAATTGATCCCAAAATCGATCCGGGAATTCAATCAGGGAGGGGGGAACAAAGCCGGCGCGGTTACCGGCACGGAATTCATGGAAGAGGTCATGAACAAGCAATTTGACCTGGCGGTAGTCGGGGAAAGTTCTTTTATCCGTTCAGTGTGCGAAGGGCAGCCGGTGGTCGCCATTGCCGAGCTGGGGCATGATGTGCGCGGGCATTCCGGGCATGTTTTCGCGATGAAAAAAGGCTTTAAAGCGGCGAGGCCTTCGGACTACCTGGGAAAGGTTTTGATCTCCAGGCGGGCCGGCGCCGCGGACGCTATGTTCTTGCGGGAATTCCTTAAAAAAGAAGGGCTCGACACAGAAAAACAGATATTGCAACTGGACGCCTTGCCCTCCACCCGGGAAGAAAAAAGAAAGCTTCCGAAGAATAAAGTGATAATTGTCGATAACCTGTTTGAAGACAAAATGCAGGAAGGCATTGCCCGCGGCGTTATAGACGGCGGGTATTTTCACCTGATGGCTTATTCCAAAATAACCGGTTCATTTAAGATGATCCGGCCCTTGCATTATTGGGCTGATCCCGAACTTTCCCACGCCCTTTTAGTCTGCCGCAAAGAATTTCTGGAAAACAATAAGGAGCGCTTAACCGCATTTCTTGAGGTTTATATCAAACGGATACAATACGAGCACGGCCTCAGTTACGAAGATAGGACTAAAAAACAACCCAAGGGGCTGCAGATGGCGGTCAATCTTGACGGGCTTAATTATCCGCAGTATGATATCGTCCCGATCGTAAACCCCGGGTTGTTATACAGGGTTATGGGATTGTTGAGGAAATATAACTATATCGCCGATAAAAACGTAAAGATCGAGGATTTTATAGACAATAGCCTGGTATATAAGGCATTAGAGAACCTGGGGATCGGCGAAAAAGATGACCATTGGCAGTCGGAATATTAAAAGAACGGCGGTCCTGCTGGCTGTCCTGTTGATAAGCGGCAAATTCGCGTTTGCCGGGGTTCAGGGACAAGGCCGCAACACCGGCGATTTTACCAATATCATCCTGGTAGGCTGGGACGGAACTAACCGGGATATTTTAACGGACTTCCTGCGCGCGGGTAAGCTGCCGAACCTGAAAGAGATAATGCGCGCGGGAGCAATGGTCAATACCGAGATCACCACGGGACGGACCGAGACTAAGCCGGGATGGGCGGAGATATTGACCGGATATAGCAGCAAGACTGTCGGGGTCCTGGCTAACCGGATTAACTATAAACCTATACCGGCGGGCTATACTGTTTTCGAAAGGTTGGAGGACGCGTTTGGGGATCGGGGGATCATAACAATATTCCTGGCCGGAAAAAGGCAGAATTTAGGAGCGCGCGGCCGGCATCGCGTATGGGTCACCGGTCCCAGAAAAGGATGGGACCGCGAAGAAGTCTGGGCAAAAGGCGATTTTTTGCCGGCCGAGGAAATGATATTATCATTCGAAGGAGAGCCATATTATACGGCTAAACCCCGTCTGGATGTTTATCAGAATGGATTGGGAAACGGCGAGGCAGTAGTTAAAAACACCCTTAAATACATCAAGAAATACGCGAAATCGCGTTTCTTTATGTTTACGCATTTTGAGGAGCCCGATGAACAGGGGCACGTTTTCGGGGGATATTCCGCGGAATATGGCCAAGCCTTGATCAAAGACGACATCTGGCTGGGGAGGATCATTGCTGCATTAAAGAAACTGGGGATTTACGAAAAAACATTGATCTACGTTGTCACTGACCACGGTTTCGATATAAAAGGGGCCAAGCACCGCTATGAACCGCACACGTTCCTGATAACCAACGATCCCAAAGTGAAGCGAAATACCGGAGACAGGAAAGACCTTGCCCCGACGGTCCTATCCAGGTTCGGCCTGGACATTGATAAGATTGCCCCTTCTTTGGAAGGGGCTGATCTGACCAGGTAGGGCCGGGCAGTATGGTTTCTTAAAAAAACGGGTTTAATATGCTCATAACCAGGATAATATCAATCTTATTTCTCGCTGTGACTCTCGGGCAAGCCTGTAGTCAGGCCCAGCCTGATCCGGTTGCCTATGATTACGAGGATTTCAATCTAATCCTTATCGCCATCAATAATATCGGCGTCGAGCATATGAGTCTTTACGGATACAGCCGCCAGACCACCCCTAAACTGGATGCCTGGGCCAAGAATGCCCTGGTATTCGATGACGCGTATACCCCGGCATCCTGGACCCTGCCGGTGATGACTACCTTTTTTACTTCATTATACCCGTATACCCACGGGATCGCCAACCGTTCTTTTGATAATGCGCTGTCGCCCGAAACAGTCGTTTTGCCTGATTTACTGCGAAGCTATGGATATGATACCGCCGCTTTTACCGGCGGCCTGGACAATAACAAGGTTTTCAGCCATATGAAAGGGTTCAACCATATCGCGGATAATCCGGCGTATACGGGCTTTAAAATAACATTTAAACAAGCCTCTGACTGGCTCCGCAGGAATTCCGGGAAAAAGTTCTTTCTATTTATACAAGGTTATGACGCGCACGCGCCTTTCAAGCCTCCGAAAAAGTTCAAGGGAGTATTCAGCGATACTGCCGGCAAGAAGATCACGATAAACCCGGATTTAACCTATCGCGGGTTTGAGGACCACGGCGGCCAATACTGGGCGCATTATTTCATCCCGGAAGAAGGCGCATATAACGGCCTGCGAAAAAGATGGAAGATAACGCCGCCGGTAAAAATAACCCGTGATGATATAGACCATCTGCGGGACCTTTATGATGAAGAAGTGCTATCTGTCGATTCGCAAACGGCAAGCTTCCTTGATTCTCTTGGTAAGGGTCTACTTAAAAATACAATAATCGTCGTTTTTTCCGAGCACGGGGAGATGTTCGCCAAGCATGGGAGGTTTGGGCGCGCAGGGACATTGCGCGGCGTGCTTTATGACGATGTGGTCCATGTGCCTTTGATGATAAAACTTCCCGGGCAAAAAGGCCGGAGGATAACCGGATTTGTCAATATGGCCGATATGATGCCGACAATCCTGGATTTATTGGGTATCCCCGCTATAAAGAATATCCAGGGGCTGTCCCTGATCCCGCTGATGAAGGATCAGACCCAGATAAATGATCATATCTATGCAGGCGCGTCGTATAACCTCACGAAGATACGCGAAAAAAAATTATATATGAACCCCAACGTCAATGAATCCATACGCAACGCCGATTGGAAGCTTATACATGAGATAATTTATGAGCAGGAAAACCCGAAAATCCCCAGGTCCGAATGGCTCAATATCAAATCGGAGACATACGAGCTATATCATCTCGCGAGCGACCCTGACGAACTTACGAATGTGCTCGATAAACATCCTCAAATGGCAACGGCGCTTTGCCAGAAACTAAAAAAGTGGTCTGAGGATTGCAGGAGTTTCAGTAACCACGCCGCGGTAACCTCAAAAATACCGGATGGCATATTAGAGGATGCCCGTGAAAACGGCTATTGGTAATAACCGCTGATAATTTTAATACCCTATGTTTATACTACGCATATTTCTGGTTTTGGTTATTGCGATCTTGTCGGGCGAGCGCCGTGTTTACGCTCAGCAGGACCAGGATAACCTATCATATAAGGGCTTCAACGTAATTCTGATCGCCATCAACAATATCGGCGCGGAACATATGAGCCTCTACGGATACCGCCGTGACACCAACCCTAAATTC from Candidatus Omnitrophota bacterium includes the following:
- a CDS encoding alkaline phosphatase family protein; translated protein: MTIGSRNIKRTAVLLAVLLISGKFAFAGVQGQGRNTGDFTNIILVGWDGTNRDILTDFLRAGKLPNLKEIMRAGAMVNTEITTGRTETKPGWAEILTGYSSKTVGVLANRINYKPIPAGYTVFERLEDAFGDRGIITIFLAGKRQNLGARGRHRVWVTGPRKGWDREEVWAKGDFLPAEEMILSFEGEPYYTAKPRLDVYQNGLGNGEAVVKNTLKYIKKYAKSRFFMFTHFEEPDEQGHVFGGYSAEYGQALIKDDIWLGRIIAALKKLGIYEKTLIYVVTDHGFDIKGAKHRYEPHTFLITNDPKVKRNTGDRKDLAPTVLSRFGLDIDKIAPSLEGADLTR
- a CDS encoding sulfatase-like hydrolase/transferase, translating into MTLGQACSQAQPDPVAYDYEDFNLILIAINNIGVEHMSLYGYSRQTTPKLDAWAKNALVFDDAYTPASWTLPVMTTFFTSLYPYTHGIANRSFDNALSPETVVLPDLLRSYGYDTAAFTGGLDNNKVFSHMKGFNHIADNPAYTGFKITFKQASDWLRRNSGKKFFLFIQGYDAHAPFKPPKKFKGVFSDTAGKKITINPDLTYRGFEDHGGQYWAHYFIPEEGAYNGLRKRWKITPPVKITRDDIDHLRDLYDEEVLSVDSQTASFLDSLGKGLLKNTIIVVFSEHGEMFAKHGRFGRAGTLRGVLYDDVVHVPLMIKLPGQKGRRITGFVNMADMMPTILDLLGIPAIKNIQGLSLIPLMKDQTQINDHIYAGASYNLTKIREKKLYMNPNVNESIRNADWKLIHEIIYEQENPKIPRSEWLNIKSETYELYHLASDPDELTNVLDKHPQMATALCQKLKKWSEDCRSFSNHAAVTSKIPDGILEDARENGYW